One genomic region from Magallana gigas chromosome 3, xbMagGiga1.1, whole genome shotgun sequence encodes:
- the LOC105334465 gene encoding solute carrier family 35 member E2A: protein MSVEPRSPVERDIIEMSLESVKKGGNQHIVRKDDDDEKLGLLNIRAFFFLILWYIFSAFTLFLNKYILTTLKGDPAVLGAMQMVMTTICGFIQLYIPMGFYKPVKRDGKPPNFWRNMILVGSMRFSTVVLGLVALKYVAVSFTETVKSSAPLFTVFISQVLIGEYTGFYTFLSLIPIMGGLALCSAYELSFNIQGFIAALATNLTECMQNVYSKILISGDKFKYTPAELQFYTSISSVLVQIPACFFLIDFEKAEASMSGMMILSLVSNGVFFHFQSISAYVLMGYISPVTHSVANTVKRAFLIWISVILFGNPVTFLSGLGTIIVTVGVLLYTKAKEYDHNRRELRDHYPRDSDPTHKEV from the exons ATGAGCGTGGAACCTCGATCTCCAGTGGAGAGGGATATCATAGAAATGTCTCTAGAGAGCGTCAAGAAGGGAGGCAACCAGCACATAGTCAGGAAGGATGACGATGATGAAAAACTTGGCCTGCTCAATATTAGAGCATTCTTCTTTCTGATCCTGTGGTATATCTTTAGTGCCTTCACACTGTTTCTCAACAAGTATATTTTGACAACACTCAAAGGAGACCCTGCTGTCTTAG GAGCAATGCAGATGGTGATGACTACGATATGCGGATTCATACAGTTATACATACCGATGGGTTTCTATAAGCCTGTCAAACGAGATGGAAAGCCCCCAAATTTTTGGAGAAATATGATTTTAGTAGGCTCAATGAG ATTCTCCACTGTGGTGCTTGGTCTAGTTGCTCTGAAGTATGTAGCTGTGTCCTTCACAGAGACTGTCAAGAGTTCTGCCCCTTTGTTCACTGTTTTCATCTCCCAAGTGCTGATTGGGGAGTACACAGGTTTCTACACTTTCTTGTCACTCATTCCAATCATGGGAGGACTGGCTCTTTGTTCAGCGTATGAACTGAGTTTTAACATACAGGGATTCATTGCAGCTCTTGCCACTAATTTAACAGAATG TATGCAGAATGTGTACTCCAAGATATTGATTAGTGGAGACAAGTTTAAGTACAC ACCTGCAGAGCTTCAGTTCTACACAAGCATATCATCAGTGTTGGTGCAGATTCCTGCCTGTTTCTTTTTAATAGACTTTGAAAAAGCTGAGGCATCTATGAGTGGAATGATGATCTTATCTCTTGTATCCAATGgagttttctttcattttcaaagtatatcAGCATATGTCTTAATGGGATATATTTCACCAGTCACTCATAG TGTGGCTAACACAGTCAAGCGGGCCTTTCTGATCTGGATCTCTGTGATATTATTCGGCAATCCGGTGACATTCCTTAGTGGACTCGGAACTATCATAGTAACGGTCGGTGTTCTCTTGTACACTAAGGCCAAAGAATACGACCATAATCGACGAGAACTTCGCGACCATTACCCACGGGACTCAGATCCAACTCATAAAGAAGTCTAG